Below is a window of Phycisphaerae bacterium DNA.
ACAGCATCCGCTCCCTCGGATGCGCCGCAATGATCCGCCGGGCCTGCTCGGTGCCGATGTACTCGAAGCTGTACGAAACGTCGATGTAGACGTCGCGGCCCACCAGGCGGCGCTCCACCTCGTCCCAATCCTCCCACGCCCCCAAATGCGAAGCGATCAGCTTCAACCCGGGAAACGCGTCGATCACCCGGGCGGTCCGCACCGGATCGGCGATCCGCGTCCGCGGAAACGCGATGTCAAAACCCGTGTGCATCAAAAGCACCAGGTCCAGCTCGCGAACCAGCTCATAGATCGGGAACAGCCGCTGCTCGTCGTCGATCTCGAACTCCTGGTAATACGGGTGGAGCTTGAGGCCCCCATATCCCGCCGCCTTGATCCGGCGGATCTGATCGGCCCACTCCGGATGCGCCGGGTGGACCGACGGAAAAACAATCAGCCGCTCCGAGCGGATCTGCTCGCTCCAACTGAGAATCGCGTCGAACTGCTTGGGCTTGGTGGCGATCGACGAGAGTACGCTGATCTCAATGCCCGCTTCGTCCATCGACTTCAGCAACGCCGCGATCGTACCGTCAAGGATCGCCTTGACCGAAGCCCCTTCCTCCAACGCCGCCATCGCCCGTCCCGCCAGATGATCGGGAAACGCATGCGTGTGTACGTCAATGACACAGTTCTGTCGCTTCATCGCAAATGCACCATCAAAAAAAACGCCGCCAAACGCAGCCGCTGCGGCTCCTGGCAGGGCGGGAGGTTCTGCCGCAACGCGGCAGGGTCACCCGCCATCCGTCACGCAAAACCACTCAGGACACCGGCAAAACCGCCTGCCCGAACAGCAC
It encodes the following:
- a CDS encoding amidohydrolase family protein; amino-acid sequence: MKRQNCVIDVHTHAFPDHLAGRAMAALEEGASVKAILDGTIAALLKSMDEAGIEISVLSSIATKPKQFDAILSWSEQIRSERLIVFPSVHPAHPEWADQIRRIKAAGYGGLKLHPYYQEFEIDDEQRLFPIYELVRELDLVLLMHTGFDIAFPRTRIADPVRTARVIDAFPGLKLIASHLGAWEDWDEVERRLVGRDVYIDVSYSFEYIGTEQARRIIAAHPRERMLFGTDSPWGDPDFVVQSIRGLRLDAEHERMILRDNAARLLGL